One Arthrobacter sp. StoSoilB20 DNA segment encodes these proteins:
- a CDS encoding YifB family Mg chelatase-like AAA ATPase, which produces MGVGRSYCVALVGLNGYIVEVEADIGQTLPNFVILGLPDAALNEAKERIRSAAQNSGIPLSRRKITANLIPASLPKRGSGFDLAIAMAVLRAANDVRSIGRTVFIAELGLDGRLRPVRGILPAVMAAVQAGYPDVVVAEANAMEASLVPGANVRGYKTLARLAFDFGADPKELALDYDPGSGTLPGEDEDVQGAVVPDLCDVSGQGEARRALEVSAAGGHHMLLTGPPGAGKTMLAERLPGLLPDLADNAAMEVTAIHSLAAVQSSAVRLVRRPPFENPHHSATPAAIIGGGSGLPRPGAASRAHRGVLFLDEAPEFERRVLDALRQPLESGELVIHRSAGTAAYPARFQLILAANPCPCGKASGKGMDCTCTAMMRRRYFGRMSGPLLDRVDIQLQVERVSLADFGQAGTDEEDTRTVAARVLAARAIQLDRLRYLGLETNSQVPGRTLRGELRLPPGTTRILDTALERGTLTARGYDRVLRLAWTLADLGHGGTPTADHIGQALGLRQTAAVT; this is translated from the coding sequence GTGGGCGTGGGTCGCAGCTACTGCGTAGCGCTTGTGGGGCTCAACGGCTACATCGTGGAGGTTGAGGCAGATATTGGCCAGACCCTCCCAAACTTCGTGATTTTGGGGCTTCCCGATGCTGCTTTGAACGAAGCCAAGGAACGAATCCGGTCGGCCGCCCAAAACTCAGGGATCCCCCTGAGCCGGCGTAAGATCACCGCCAACCTCATACCTGCATCCCTCCCGAAACGGGGTTCGGGATTTGATCTCGCCATTGCCATGGCGGTTCTTCGCGCCGCCAATGACGTGCGCTCCATCGGCCGGACGGTCTTCATCGCCGAACTGGGCCTGGATGGCCGCTTGCGGCCCGTCCGCGGCATCCTGCCGGCAGTAATGGCAGCAGTCCAGGCAGGCTATCCCGATGTAGTGGTGGCTGAAGCAAACGCCATGGAGGCTTCCTTGGTCCCCGGCGCCAACGTCCGCGGATACAAGACGCTCGCCAGGCTCGCTTTCGACTTCGGCGCCGACCCCAAAGAGCTGGCTCTGGACTATGATCCCGGGAGCGGCACCCTGCCTGGCGAAGATGAGGACGTCCAAGGCGCCGTCGTGCCGGACCTCTGTGATGTCTCGGGCCAAGGCGAGGCACGCCGCGCGCTTGAGGTCTCTGCCGCCGGTGGCCATCACATGCTGTTGACCGGCCCGCCGGGTGCCGGAAAGACGATGCTGGCTGAGCGCTTGCCGGGGCTGCTCCCGGATCTGGCAGACAACGCTGCCATGGAAGTGACGGCCATCCACTCGTTGGCCGCAGTGCAGTCCTCTGCCGTGCGGTTGGTTCGAAGGCCACCCTTTGAGAATCCGCATCACAGTGCCACACCCGCTGCCATCATTGGTGGTGGATCCGGGCTTCCCCGACCCGGCGCAGCGTCACGGGCGCATCGCGGGGTCTTGTTCCTGGACGAAGCCCCGGAGTTCGAGCGTCGGGTGCTCGATGCCCTCAGGCAACCGCTGGAGAGCGGCGAACTGGTGATTCACCGCTCGGCTGGAACTGCAGCCTACCCTGCCCGTTTCCAGCTCATCCTGGCGGCCAACCCTTGCCCGTGCGGGAAGGCGTCGGGCAAGGGCATGGACTGCACCTGCACCGCCATGATGAGGCGACGCTACTTCGGGAGAATGTCGGGACCGCTGCTGGACCGGGTTGATATCCAGCTTCAGGTTGAACGGGTCTCCTTGGCCGATTTCGGGCAAGCAGGAACAGACGAAGAAGACACACGCACCGTAGCGGCCCGCGTCCTGGCGGCGAGGGCAATCCAGCTGGATCGCTTGCGGTACCTGGGGCTCGAAACCAATTCACAGGTTCCAGGCCGCACTCTGCGGGGTGAGCTGCGGCTGCCGCCGGGGACCACCCGGATCCTGGACACGGCGTTGGAACGAGGAACGCTGACGGCCCGCGGATACGATCGCGTGCTCCGGCTGGCCTGGACGCTGGCAGACCTGGGACATGGCGGAACACCAACTGCCGATCACATCGGCCAAGCGCTGGGGCTGCGGCAAACGGCGGCCGTGACATGA
- a CDS encoding YraN family protein: protein MVVMRSKDLLGRNGEALAAGFLETQGMRIVDRNWRCPDGEIDIVAIDGDTLVVAEVKTRRSLDYGHPFEAVGTAKLARLHRLASAWCREHELKAPRRRVDVVSVIDNGEDEPELDHLRGVG from the coding sequence GTGGTGGTCATGAGATCAAAAGACCTGCTGGGCCGGAATGGCGAAGCTTTGGCGGCCGGTTTCCTGGAAACACAGGGAATGCGGATCGTCGACCGGAACTGGCGATGCCCGGACGGTGAAATTGATATCGTCGCGATCGACGGCGACACCCTGGTGGTGGCGGAAGTAAAAACCCGCCGGAGCCTGGACTACGGACATCCTTTTGAAGCAGTGGGGACTGCCAAGTTGGCCCGGCTCCACCGCTTGGCTTCTGCCTGGTGCCGTGAACATGAGCTGAAGGCACCGCGCAGGCGCGTTGACGTCGTGTCAGTAATTGACAACGGCGAGGACGAACCGGAGCTTGACCACTTGAGGGGTGTGGGCTGA